A segment of the Acidobacteriota bacterium genome:
CGGGCGTCGGCTGCCCTAGCCGGCCGACGACCGGTGGCGATCATCGCCGCCTCGAAAAGCCAACGTCTGGCGGATCACTTCATAACTGCGCAGCTCGCGCTGCAGGAACCGGCGACGCACCTGAGCGCAGATTTTTTCCACCCGCCGCAGCGTTCCGGCCGACGGCGGGCGGGCCTCGGCCAAGTCCTCCAGGGGCACCTTCGCCAACAAGTGCAGGAACTCGATCACCGATGGATCGGCGATCAGCGAGTGGCCCGGGACTTCCTGCGCGCAAGGGCCGCAGAGGAGCGTGTCCCCACCGGCCGGCAGCACTGCGCCATCGGCCAAGGATCGCTCGCAGATCGGGCACTCCCAGGGCGCCGGAAAAATGCCGGACAGGCGCAACACCCAGGCCTCAAAATATCGCGCCGTAAGATTTCGGTCCACCCCTTTCGAAAGCGCTTCCACGGAGCTGTCCAGCAGCCGAAACCAGAGATCTCCGGGTTCGTCCTCCTGGGCGAATTCGAGCATGTGGTCGGCCAGGTAGCTGCCGATCAGCAGACCCTCCAGGTCGTTTTCCACCCCACTCGCCGGCCGCAGCAGATCCACTCCCCCGATCCGCACCAGTTCGCGGCCTTCCTTCTCGCGCCAGTCGAGGCGCACCTTGGCAAGGGGTTGGAGCACCCCGGCGAAGCGGCTATGGGGCCGCCGGGCGCCCTGCGCCACCCCGCGCTTCTTGCCGTGCTCGCGGCTCAGGAAAACCACGATGCGGTCGCGGTCCTGGAGGTCGAGCACCTCCAGGATGAGCGCTTCGTCGCGCTCAAAAGCCATTCGGGAAAATCCCCTGGGGTCCGAGGGGTCCGTGGGCCTTCTCGCTTCCGAGCGCCAACGGCCTAGGCGCCGCGCCCGAGCCCGAGAGGGCGAGGCGGCGGGACACCGTCCCGCCGAGGATGGGGGTGAGCCCATTGGGCGAGGGGGGCGCCCAGCCCCCCTGAAAACAAAGAAAGCAGATGTCGAAAGTTAACGTCGGCAGCTCTTTCGGCATCTGCTAACGGATCAAGAACTCGATCAGCAGGCCGGCAAAGCCGAAGTAGATCAAGATTCCGGTGATGTCGTTGCTGGTGGTCACCAGCGGGCCCGCGGCCACCGCCGGATCGATGCCGATGCGCTCGAAAAGCAGCGGGATCATGGCACCGCTCAAGGAGGCGAGCAGGATGGCCATGAACAGCGAGGCGCTGACCACCAGGGCGAAGTACGGGTTGCCGCCCTGAATCAGGCTGGCGGCGCCGGCCACCAGCAGCCCCGTCACCAGGCCGATCACCGCTCCGACGCGGATCTGCGACCAGAGGAACTTTCGAATACGCCCGGGACCTTCGGGAATGCCGCCGGTCGCCAGGCCGCGCACCGTGATCGTCGAGGTCTGAGTGCCAACGTTGCCCCCCATACCCATGATCAACGGCACGAAGGTGAGCAGGAACAAGGCTTCCGAGAAGCGCACCTGGAAGAAGGCCAGCAGCAAACCCGTCAACAGCAGGCCGCCGAGGTTGATCAGCAGCCAAGGCAAGCGAATTCTCGCCACCCGCAGGGCACGCTCCTGGTACAGCAGCTCACCTTCATTGGTGCCGACCATCTTGAGGAAATCTTCCGTCGCCTCTTCCTTGACGATGTCGACGATGTCGTCGACGGTGACAATACCGACCAGGCGGTTGCGGTCGTCGGTCACCGGAATGGCGAGCAGGTCGTAGCGCGCGGCGAGATGAGCCACTTCCTCTTGGTCCGTCGAAGTGGTGACCTTGATCAGGTCGCGCTGGGCGATGTCCCGCAGGCTCTTACCCGGCGCCGACAGGAGGAGCTGTCGCAGGGAGGTCACCCCGATCAGCTCGCCCTTTTCGTCGACGATATAGAGGTAGAAGATCATCTCGATCTCCTCCCCCTGATCCTGGATGGTGGCGATTGCCTCGCGCACCAAATTGGACTCCGGAAGCGAGAAGAATTCGCGGGTCATGATGCGGCCGGCCGAATCATCTTCGAAGGTGAGCTGCGACTGGACCTCCGTCACCCCTTCGAGGTCGACGATCTCGAGCACCCGCTCCTGGACCTCCGAGGGCAGCGACTCGACCACAAAGACGGCGTCGTCGACGGCGATCAGGTCGAGTACCCCGGCGACTTCGCTGGGGTCCATGCGCGACACCAAATCGGTGCGCAGGGAAGACTCGAGTTCCGTCAGCACCGAGCCCACACTGTCCGGATAATCGGCGACGGCGATGCGGAAGACCGACAGCCCCTCGCTCGGGGTCAAGCCGCGCAGCAGCATGCCCAAATCCTCCG
Coding sequences within it:
- the recO gene encoding DNA repair protein RecO — protein: MAFERDEALILEVLDLQDRDRIVVFLSREHGKKRGVAQGARRPHSRFAGVLQPLAKVRLDWREKEGRELVRIGGVDLLRPASGVENDLEGLLIGSYLADHMLEFAQEDEPGDLWFRLLDSSVEALSKGVDRNLTARYFEAWVLRLSGIFPAPWECPICERSLADGAVLPAGGDTLLCGPCAQEVPGHSLIADPSVIEFLHLLAKVPLEDLAEARPPSAGTLRRVEKICAQVRRRFLQRELRSYEVIRQTLAFRGGDDRHRSSAG
- the mgtE gene encoding magnesium transporter, with protein sequence MEAVEVRRNQVLTDTLRRFVRRGARSSISKLLAKVRPEDLGMLLRGLTPSEGLSVFRIAVADYPDSVGSVLTELESSLRTDLVSRMDPSEVAGVLDLIAVDDAVFVVESLPSEVQERVLEIVDLEGVTEVQSQLTFEDDSAGRIMTREFFSLPESNLVREAIATIQDQGEEIEMIFYLYIVDEKGELIGVTSLRQLLLSAPGKSLRDIAQRDLIKVTTSTDQEEVAHLAARYDLLAIPVTDDRNRLVGIVTVDDIVDIVKEEATEDFLKMVGTNEGELLYQERALRVARIRLPWLLINLGGLLLTGLLLAFFQVRFSEALFLLTFVPLIMGMGGNVGTQTSTITVRGLATGGIPEGPGRIRKFLWSQIRVGAVIGLVTGLLVAGAASLIQGGNPYFALVVSASLFMAILLASLSGAMIPLLFERIGIDPAVAAGPLVTTSNDITGILIYFGFAGLLIEFLIR